The following nucleotide sequence is from Drosophila simulans strain w501 chromosome 3L, Prin_Dsim_3.1, whole genome shotgun sequence.
TGctcattaatttaaaatgaaatatatgagatttattatacatatttctctctctgcatctgtgtgtgtgtgtgcctgtgctTGACAGTGTGGTAAATAAATGAGCGGATACGGAAACGGTTTGGCATtcgccccgtctctttctcccTGTGAATGTGTCCCTTTCGCTGGGTCGGCACTCTGCGAATGATAAATAACGTAATTTCTTTACAACTTTTCATTCAAATTTTCGCTACTTTTAACCGCACTCCGGGCTGCGAACGCAGCCTGTtgttaagtaaaataaattgcgaTTCCGTGTAATAAAAGTCAATCATAATAATTCAATGACGCGACGTATTGTTGTGCCTCGTCATTGGGCTGCCTGCAGCCATGCCATCGTATGCCATAGCCACCCAAGACTGCCACCCATTGAAGGTCGTTTACTgcgccacccaccaccacccactcacccacTGGGCTTTCATAAATACAGCTCTCGGGggaatatttgaatttttcgttgattcatttgattttctggcACGAAGACTTCAACTGAAAGATGTCTCTGGTTCAAGTTGATTCTTCACTTGTGCTTGACTAGATGGAaaagcaggaggagcagcacttGCCATAATTAGTTATCATTAGTCAACTGATCAATCACTCGTGGCATGAATAGCATTCATTGAAGAGCAGTATTCAGCAGAAAGAAAGACAAACACAGAAATCATGAATCCATTCTCACATTGGTGTCTTTGAGCTTTCATTATCTCGAAACAACTAGCTTAAAATATAACTTGCTATTCAAATGTTGCTTGAGAAATCAGATATTAGCCACCTGGTCACCCAATGCATAGACGCCATGGAGTGGGTTTGCACCCATGGTGATCATAAGCGTGGTGAGTACAAGTTTAAGTTCTGGAAAATAATCAGCCAAATTGATAAGCTCATGATATAGGTGATATATCAAGATAATCTACGAAGTAGACGGCATTTACACAATTCATTCAAGGCTGCtctttgatttaattatgtaGCTAGGAGCACTatgaaaacacaaattaaaatatccattatacatataatataatatgattaCCAACTCTTTTCGCAATTTCAAATCGCTTTTCGTATTCCGTTTTGATAACATCTTAACTTccttattataattataattagtagtggaatattattaatttgtaataatttgATGAAATTTATCCATCCATGTAGCACACCCTATGATTGGGATATTTATCGGTGCACTGTCCCAATAGCTCATTGAAATATGGATAGTCGTCGGGACACTTTTGCGAGCTCATCGAACGATTATCCTGGCAGATCGTAAACTCCCTGCAGTTCGTGTtaatggtggccaccattaGTTGGTTCCTATTGGCGCAGCGATCGTAGGAGCAGCTATTGTCCTTCGGCGATCCACACCGCTGGCTCCACCACTCAAAGTGCAGTCCCCAAGGACAGTTGGTCCACTGGCCCACGTCGAACTGGGAGGTGCAGGAGTAGTATCCATAACAGGTCATCAGATCCGGCAGGAGCTGCACTCCATCTCTATCCCGTGGATAATACTTGGAGCAGATATTATGGTCCGTGGATGGTGGCGTTAACAAGTTCTCCTCATCATCCTTGGAACAGTAATGCGGCACCCAGGATTGGCAATTACCCGATTTGCGGTTAAAGTATCGCCCAACGGAGCAATTCAACAGGGTGCCAAATCCATTATGGCATTTATAGTAGCTTTGACAGCTGTTGGGATCGCCCACAAAGGAGCCATCTTTCATATGGGAGCAGATATTATCCTGTGGACAGCCGGCCACCTCCTCGAGGCAGGTCTGCTTCTTGTTGCTAAACACCTGACCCACACCACAGTCGCCCCAAGTGGGATCATCCAAATCCGCGCACTTGACGAATCTCCGACAATCAGCCGGATTGGCCACGTAATTCCACGGCTCGAGGCTGGCGCAAATCTCCGAGAGCTGGGACTGACAAATCGTATCCGATGCCCTCTTGCAGGTGCCATTTCGGAAACTGTATAGTAATCCTTCAGTGCAGCTACGTCTATCGATGAGTTTGTTGTCCTGGCAATATCCCCAGGCCTGGCAGTCACTGGGATCGCCAATATAGCCAGTTCCAGCCCACAATTTGCACTTGTCCTCCATCGAAAATCCTCTAATCTCCGCGAGTATGGCCAAAATGACACCCAAGTGGAATCCACATGGCGGAACTACGATGAGCTATCTTTAGTCTCTGGTCATTCATCACTCCGCTTTTAGTACCTCTCATTTTGGTAAGACCGCCAACTGTTCCGGAACACAACGCGTACTGAACTCGTTTCCCAATCTATTGCTACATTTAAGTACAGCCACTTATCTTGGATTTCTGTCGTGTCTTGTTTGGTAGATATCGAAAAAAGCTGATAAGGGCGAACATATTTTCACAATGAAATTAGAAATGTTTTGGATGAGTGACAAGCGGATAAGAAAGGTGTCGATTACCCAAAATGTTCTCGCCAAAAGCGTTTTTGGGGAAACCCTTTCATAGCGCTTGCTCAATTGATAAAGTGTCGAGTTAGTGACGTGAAGTTACAAAACTTGTGAGTATGTCACTTTAAAATGCTATTAAAGTCAGcagttgaatttaatttgctttaaacTAAATATGTACTTTTACGCAAGTTGCTTGCCATCAAAATGTAACAAGGTAGAAGTGAACTTAGGTACAGAACAAAAATCTAGCATATTCTGAAACGCCTTGACTAAGATGGGAAAATTCAGCAGAAATGTTGATATAAGTTGGCAAGtcaaacaagaaaaattacaaaagatATGTACACAGTGAAAAAGTAGGAATTTATTCATGTTTATCGAACTTTTGTCGCAGGTCGGCTAAGAGTAAAAATCTACTACTAGaatgttttcgttttaatAGTAATATTTTTCCCTTTCTTGTTTTACTTAGATATTCAATATAATCTATTTTTTTCAGTGGAACTTGCAAGCAAAAATTCGCATATCCAAATACGATTATCGGAAAATATGAGACGCATGCATAAAGATAAGTTTGAATGTGTGTGTTAGAGGGTGATTGTGCTTTTCCGTGTCCTTTGCATTGTTAGCGCAGTTCCTGCTGGAAAGTGGAAATGtcgaaggacgaaaaggactcGGAATGAGACGGTGCCTCAGTGGCTTGTCGCAACTTAAACTGCTTAGCATCGATTGGCTGCACTTATTGACATTTTATGCTTAAGGACATGCTTAATATCCACAACGTGCCACCCGAACTGCTTCTCCTTTGCGCCTTTAAAGTCCTCGGGCTGCTCCAGTGTCGGCACAGTGGAAAAATCAAATGGTTTTGACTTCTTATGACTAGAATGggcttatttcaaaaatacttGAGAAATTTTAACACAATTTATGTATGTGTAAACTTTGTCAAGTATATCCCCAAtcttaaaactttaaaatcgCACAATATTCATCTATCTAACTATCTTGGCAAGCAGACTCGTGTTTTTCATAAGTTCAGACTGAACTTGTATATATTTGctctttaatttgttttacttCTCATTTCCCATATGCTGTATTCGAGGTATACTTCCACTTCAAACTCCACAGTAAATGTGAAAAAGAAACCTGCTCTGTGGAGCAGTGCGAAACAGTTGCCATCATCATACATACGTATCTATGTGTACTCCTAAATG
It contains:
- the LOC6737736 gene encoding peritrophin-44; amino-acid sequence: MRVPPCGFHLGVILAILAEIRGFSMEDKCKLWAGTGYIGDPSDCQAWGYCQDNKLIDRRSCTEGLLYSFRNGTCKRASDTICQSQLSEICASLEPWNYVANPADCRRFVKCADLDDPTWGDCGVGQVFSNKKQTCLEEVAGCPQDNICSHMKDGSFVGDPNSCQSYYKCHNGFGTLLNCSVGRYFNRKSGNCQSWVPHYCSKDDEENLLTPPSTDHNICSKYYPRDRDGVQLLPDLMTCYGYYSCTSQFDVGQWTNCPWGLHFEWWSQRCGSPKDNSCSYDRCANRNQLMVATINTNCREFTICQDNRSMSSQKCPDDYPYFNELLGQCTDKYPNHRVCYMDG